The window AAAACCGAGTTGCGTCAGGCCAGCCTCCAGATAATCGCGCACGTCGAGGATCAGGCGTGAAACGGTTTCCGCGCCGACCTCCTCCAGCATCTTCAGGCTGGCGTGCATGCCATACATACCGGTGGCATTGAGCACCCCAGGTTCATAGCGCTGGGCGGTCTCGGGAAAGCTGAGATCAGGCTGGGTGAGGAAATTGGGCGAGCGGACATTCCACGCGCCGAGGAGCGTGGGCTGGCAGATCGCGAAGTTGCGCTTCGCGACATAAACGATGCCGATGGCCATGGGCCCGAGCATCCACTTGTGGGCGTCGGCGCTCAGGAAATCGACGTGCTCCACGGGGGTCGGGAAGGCTCCAATGGTCTGGATACCGTCGACGGAAAACAGGATGCCGCGGGCGTGGAGCATCTGGCCGATGGCGTTGATGTCGATGCGCCAGCCGGTGAGGAAATGACAGGATGCGAGGGCGACGAGCTTGGTACGCTCGGTGAGAGCGTTTTCCACATCGGCGATGGTGATATGGCCCGGGCGGTCGGGCTGGACAAAGCGAACGACGACACCTTTTTCGCGGAGCGCGGTCCACGGGTAGACGTTGGAAGGGTAGTCGTCCTGGTAGCAGACGAGTTCGTCTCCGGCTTCCCATTTCAAGCCATTGGCAAACAGGCTGAGCCCGAGCGAGGTCGGGCCGAGTAGCGCGATCTCGGACTTGTCCGCGCCGATGGTGCGGGCGCAGAGGGCGCGGCAGGCATCGATGTCGCGCAGGACCTCGCCAAATTCCTGGTGATTCTGGCAGCTCGCATGCACGTGTGCGATCATGGCATCCGCCGCACAGCGGGGCAGGGCGGTCACGCCGCCGTGGCCGAGGAAAATCTGGTGGCGGGCGACGGGGAAGAAATCCTGACGCTCGGCTTCGCTGGCGAAGATGCTCACGCTTTTTTCTCCGCCTCCTCGATGAGCTTCCAGAATTCCTTCGCTTCGCCCAGTTGGGCGTCCTCTTCATCCACGGGGAGGTTTGAGCGATAGAGAAAGTCGCGGATCGTGTTCTTGTGGAGCACGCGGTGGATCAGGATGCCGTCGGGGTGTTTCTCGAAATAAATCCGGTAGTCAGTCGCACGGTAGCGGTGGAGACTGCGTCCGTCGCGGCGCACCTTGCCGAAGCGACTGCGGTCGAGATCCTCGAGATCGCTCGGGAGGAAGTGAAACTCCGCCAGCAGGTCGAGCTGCAGCTCCTTTGGGAGGGCTGCCATCTCGGCGGCGCTGATCGAGTTGAAAATTACCTGAAACACCCGGCGATGATACGTCGGTTTCGGCGCAACTTTGCAAGTCCTATTGCAATCCCGGGATGCGCGCATAGCCGATGAACCGGCTCTTGCTGCCGGGTTTGGGCAGGCGGAAGTCAAAGACACTGACGCCATCGCGGCGCTTGTCCCGATATCGCCGGCCGTCGCTAGAGCCGACCATCAACGGTAGGCCGTC of the Terrimicrobium sacchariphilum genome contains:
- a CDS encoding aminotransferase class V-fold PLP-dependent enzyme, with translation MSIFASEAERQDFFPVARHQIFLGHGGVTALPRCAADAMIAHVHASCQNHQEFGEVLRDIDACRALCARTIGADKSEIALLGPTSLGLSLFANGLKWEAGDELVCYQDDYPSNVYPWTALREKGVVVRFVQPDRPGHITIADVENALTERTKLVALASCHFLTGWRIDINAIGQMLHARGILFSVDGIQTIGAFPTPVEHVDFLSADAHKWMLGPMAIGIVYVAKRNFAICQPTLLGAWNVRSPNFLTQPDLSFPETAQRYEPGVLNATGMYGMHASLKMLEEVGAETVSRLILDVRDYLEAGLTQLGFEFLSPPASEPMRSGILTARHEKVQGAELFLALEKNRITASLRMERNSGEWLRFSPHFYNTRAEMDRVLEVLSAAL
- a CDS encoding type II toxin-antitoxin system RelE family toxin; amino-acid sequence: MFQVIFNSISAAEMAALPKELQLDLLAEFHFLPSDLEDLDRSRFGKVRRDGRSLHRYRATDYRIYFEKHPDGILIHRVLHKNTIRDFLYRSNLPVDEEDAQLGEAKEFWKLIEEAEKKA